Proteins from a genomic interval of Yarrowia lipolytica chromosome 1E, complete sequence:
- a CDS encoding uncharacterized protein (Compare to YALI0E29931g, some similarities with DEHA0F07194g Debaryomyces hansenii IPF 8554.1), with protein MSTFDGIIREFPEIRVDYFHDRGKKHPVRPEVWLLSHVHTDHTAGLENVGGLVYCSKVTKNMLVEKDPRSKRHKAYNDMAAIPNGTLKSKYTPIQDRLRGLDLDTPFEINVGAYTVSVTLLDASNHCPGAVMFLLQGKGKCVLYTGDIRAEKWWLRSLENHPLLLPYICGVKKLDCIYLDTTFGYRGEPYISLVDNNTGLGKLMKQLSRYPLTGSIQYFLPRYTSGFELIWQYLAAAYDWKVHMEEDELQRVSKVLQVEGRSHYIKYLTKEAAEATLHCCSCQRTSSSSVLLLPVVNYLASHVDEHNRPKKESELQLVGVKDLLRRLSEEYTSSNESHLSDVIDFESGQRFIKTECEQGLDLYLPDMLLFHYSRHSSYLECEELVGLFKPRSVFPCVVSKDSWQRGFSMARLFGHVCQEHVDQPSQFMYDVEMCIETARPIPRIREPVLTLKIDGKPAVSGPSQEANSQSLLVPKTVKSFQVRAPGTQNVKMLPTGVFNQTDAYVPASDSGNSDILDQLNLYKSPIRSPVRTKSSPGRVDHAVRPMPLPTTSVPSVKEEPQTPSFGEALSIPVPPVSFALPVQLATAPIPASTAMLTTTPMPSSSPGMPTSSPADAVMSSPFKKATSLSSMCEEMPEECESITESVVKVERDSDEFYVSVNSLPQLIARITAEPISHTSQPTTQPELGSMVEQPERQNVSMTEQVEAKVAEFSKPMKDLVNQPQENTLSQRRISLRPEVPTAPRQPPRITGVLRQASLSRKPSVAHHSSPSPRSSKSPPPKNMCPEPSKIIMGPPVLRRTADDVYDICEKIGQCRLVRNKRKVHRPFKVDRWKVSPVSE; from the coding sequence ATGAGTACCTTTGACGGTATTATCCGTGAGTTTCCGGAAATCCGGGTGGACTACTTCCACGACAGAGGCAAAAAACATCCCGTGCGACCAGAAGTATGGCTTCTTAGTCATGTTCATACTGACCACACTGCAGGTCTGGAGAATGTTGGAGGGCTAGTTTATTGTTCGAAGGTGACGAAGAACATGTTGGTCGAAAAAGACCCTCGCAGCAAACGCCACAAGGCCTACAACGATATGGCAGCTATTCCCAACGGTACTCTAAAGTCGAAGTACACACCTATCCAGGATAGATTGAGAggcctggatctggatACCCCGTTCGAGATCAACGTGGGGGCATACACGGTTTCAGTAACTCTTCTAGATGCCAGCAACCACTGCCCTGGAGCTGTCatgtttcttcttcaaggtAAGGGCAAGTGTGTCCTATACACAGGAGATATTCGGGCGGAAAAATGGTGGCTGAGGTCGTTAGAAAATCACCCCTTGTTACTACCATACATTTGTGGAGTGAAGAAGCTCGATTGCATTTACCTGGATACTACTTTCGGGTATAGAGGAGAGCCCTACATCAGCCTGGTAGACAACAACACGGGGCTTGGCAAGCTCATGAAGCAACTGAGTAGGTATCCTCTTACGGGAAGTATACAGTACTTCCTGCCACGATATACCTCTGGGTTCGAGCTCATTTGGCAGTACCTTGCTGCTGCATATGATTGGAAGGTAcacatggaggaggatgaaTTACAAAGGGTGTCTAAAGTACTCCAGGTTGAGGGTCGCTCGCACTACATTAAGTatctgaccaaggaggctgcgGAAGCCACTCTTCATTGCTGCTCGTGCCAACGGACTAGCTCATCCTCGGTGCTACTCTTGCCTGTGGTGAACTACCTGGCATCTCATGTTGACGAACACAACCGACCCAAAAAGGAATCTGAACTCCAGTTGGTGGGGGTTAAGGATTTACTGAGGCGGTTGTCAGAGGAGTACACATCAAGTAACGAGTCCCATCTGTCTGACGTGATTGATTTTGAATCCGGACAGAGATTCATCAAAACTGAATGTGAGCAAGGGTTAGATCTTTATCTTCCAGATATGCTCCTGTTCCATTATTCTCGACATTCTTCGTATTTGGAATGTGAGGAGCTCGTGGGCCTGTTCAAACCCCGCTCAGTGTTCCCATGTGTGGTCAGCAAAGATTCGTGGCAAAGAGGGTTCTCTATGGCGAGATTATTCGGACATGTTTGTCAAGAGCACGTTGATCAACCCTCGCAGTTCATGTACGATGTGGAGATGTGCATTGAAACAGCGAGACCGATCCCTAGGATTCGTGAACCAGTTCTCACTCTGAAGATTGATGGAAAACCTGCTGTCTCTGGGCCATCTCAAGAAGCCAACTCGCAATCATTGCTAGTCCCCAAGACTGTCAAGTCATTCCAAGTCAGAGCTCCAGGGACTCAGAATGTCAAGATGCTTCCTACTGGCGTGTTCAATCAAACAGATGCTTATGTTCCAGCTAGCGATAGTGGTAACTCTGACATCTTAGACCAGTTGAACCTCTACAAATCTCCTATCAGGTCACCGGTGAGAACGAAATCAAGCCCAGGAAGGGTAGATCACGCTGTCCGACCAATGCCACTGCCCACTACTTCTGTGCCCTCTGTGAAGGAAGAGCCCCAGACTCCTTCATTTGGCGAAGCTCTGTCTATTCCGGTCCCCCCTGTCTCGTTTGCTTTACCAGTACAGCTTGCGACTGCACCTATCCCTGCATCTACTGCCATGCTCACAACTACACCTATGCCTTCATCCTCCCCTGGGATGCCCACGTCGTCTCCAGCGGATGCAGTTATGTCGAGTCCAttcaagaaggccaccTCCCTCAGTTCCATGTGCGAAGAAATGCCTGAGGAATGTGAGTCAATTACTGAAAGTGTCGTCAAGGTGGAGCGAGACTCGGATGAGTTTTATGTTTCCGTCAACTCCCTGCCTCAGTTGATTGCTAGAATCACAGCAGAACCGATTTCTCACACATCTCAACCTACCACTCAGCCGGAGCTTGGTTCGATGGTTGAACAACCTGAACGACAGAACGTATCAATGACAGAACAAGTGGAGGCGAAAGTAGCCGAATTTTCAAAGCCAATGAAGGATCTTGTGAACCAGCCACAGGAAAATACACTAAGTCAACGGCGCATTTCACTACGTCCGGAGGTACCCACCGCTCCTCGACAACCACCCAGGATTACTGGTGTTCTGCGTCAAGCGAGCCTGTCTCGTAAGCCTAGTGTTGCTCATCACTCCAGTCCCTCTCCCAGGTCTTCCAAATCACCACCGCCAAAAAATATGTGCCCTGAACCATCCAAAATCATCATGGGACCGCCTGTTTTACGCAGAACGGCTGATGATGTGTACGATATCTGCGAGAAGATCGGCCAGTGTCGTTTGGTAAGAAACAAACGAAAAGTCCATCGACCATTCAAAGTGGATCGATGGAAGGTTTCGCCTGTGTCTGAGTAG
- a CDS encoding uncharacterized protein (Compare to YALI0E29953g, similar to Saccharomyces cerevisiae GPI15 (YNL038W); ancestral locus Anc_2.281, weakly similar to DEHA0C18260g Debaryomyces hansenii IPF 3283.1): MPCTQSPYKDYHYEERRVGSSVEFTVKNLSKTRAKIITTYATCLLNKVVVVLLMLATTSIWLEEHKPAYQYVGESTLSKIATAYPQWLLGFLRNKTPTIALLSLWVLAIMALMKRPYKIESLFVVHGIGLQVYSSGGYYFMGQTTFLNLDSIIDLVIHEGFKGLEVIFFMTILVKDKDRTVVIFPDLLPRRELLERVWRESRTCLYSDQPERFRKPELK; the protein is encoded by the coding sequence ATGCCATGTACTCAATCGCCATACAAGGACTATCATTATGAAGAGCGTCGCGTTGGCTCTTCGGTCGAATTCACTGTCAAAAATCTGTCAAAAACGCGCGCCAAAATAATCACCACATATGCCACATGTCTATTAAACAAGGTCGTCGTGGTCTTGCTGATGCTGGCAACAACAAGTATCTGGCTGGAGGAACACAAACCTGCCTACCAATATGTGGGCGAGTCGACCCTTTCAAAGATCGCGACAGCCTATCCTCAATGGTTGCTCGGGTTTCTTCGAAACAAAACACCAACCATCGCACTCTTGTCTTTGTGGGTCCTGGCTATAATGGCACTCATGAAACGTCCATATAAGATTGAGTCCTTGTTTGTGGTCCACGGAATTGGCCTGCAAGTGTATTCGTCGGGTGGCTACTATTTCATGGGTCAGACGACGTTCCTGAACCTCGATAGCATCATCGATCTCGTGATTCACGAAGGGTTCAAGGGGTTGGAGGTGATATTCTTTATGACCATTCTCGTTAAAGACAAGGACCGAACTGTGGTCATATTCCCCGATTTGCTCCCTCGGCGGGAGCTCCTGGAGAGAGTCTGGAGAGAAAGTCGAACATGCTTGTATTCTGACCAGCCTGAACGGTTCCGCAAACCTGAATTGAAGTAG
- a CDS encoding uncharacterized protein (Compare to YALI0E29975g, similar to Saccharomyces cerevisiae HEM13 (YDR044W); ancestral locus Anc_3.282, weakly similar to uniprot|P11353 Saccharomyces cerevisiae YDR044w HEM13 coproporphyrinogen III oxidase) produces MHMAHNRTIRTLCMYGLISNPLRGTISLEAKPTYLNLHKLQPHISPTCATMFRFARKIKVGAPSLTPSLTKKAGAFAFGAVTGTVLAVTFPLNVEKPKFTEDLTQLIREFKASQPISNDAVKAAAVPQFPQLDEFDFGNDQRPIKLRMEDFIKKMQKEIVAELETLDDTSTFRVDEWQRGLNGEGGGGISCVLQDGKVFEKAGVNISIVHGLLPPMAVQKMKADHKSIRPSNDGNLPFYACGLSMVLHPVNPMAPTVHLNYRYFETMNSDGTTQAWWFGGGSDLTPSYLFEEDAVHFHKTLKEACDKHDKDYYRKFKKWCDEYFVIKHRQEARGVGGIFFDDLENKDPEELFGFIRSSLRSFLPSYMPIIQRRKDLPYTPEEKQWQQLRRGRYVEFNLVNDRGTAFGLQTPSARIESILMSLPLTASWMYDHRPSEGSREERLLKILKEPREWV; encoded by the coding sequence ATGCACATGGCTCACAATCGAACCATCCGAACCTTATGCATGTATGGCCTTATTTCAAATCCTCTTCGGGGCACTATAAGTCTCGAAGCTAAACCCACATATCTCAACTTGCACAAACTGCAACCCCACATTTCGCCTACCTGTGCAACAATGTTCCGTTTTGCTCGTAAAATCAAAGTCGGAGCCCCTTCGCTGACCCCCTCGctcaccaagaaggctggCGCCTTTGCTTTCGGTGCTGTCACCGGAACCGTGCTAGCTGTGACCTTCCCTCTTAACGTGGAGAAGCCCAAGTTCACTGAGGATCTTACCCAGCTGATCCGAGAGTTCAAGGCTTCTCAGCCTATTAGCAACGATGCTGTCAAGGCCGCTGCTGTGCCCCAGTTCCCCCAGCTTGACGAGTTCGACTTTGGTAACGATCAACGACCCATCAAGCTCCGAATGGAGGACTTCATCAAGAAGATGCAAAAGGAGATCGTGGCCGAGCTTGAGACTCTTGATGacacctccaccttccGAGTTGATGAGTGGCAGCGTGGGCTCAATGGcgagggaggaggaggaattTCTTGTGTTCTGCAGGATGGTaaggtgtttgagaaggCCGGTGTTAACATATCTATTGTTCACGGCCTGTTGCCCCCCATGGCTGtccagaagatgaaggcTGATCACAAGAGTATTCGACCTTCCAACGATGGAAACCTCCCCTTTTATGCCTGTGGTCTGTCTATGGTTCTCCACCCAGTCAACCCCATGGCTCCTACTGTCCACCTCAACTATCGATACTTTGAAACCATGAACTCCGATGGTACCACCCAGGCTTGGTGGTTCGGTGGAGGAAGCGATCTTACCCCCTCTTACCtgtttgaggaggacgCTGTTCACTTCCACAAGACTCTCAAGGAAGCTTGCGACAAGCACGACAAGGACTACTACCGGAAGTTTAAGAAGTGGTGTGATGAGTACTTCGTCATTAAGCACCGACAGGAGGCCCGAGGTGTCGGAGGTATCTTCTTCGATGATCTCGAGAACAAGGATCCCGAGGAGCTCTTTGGTTTCATCCGGTCTTCTCTTCGATCTTTCCTGCCCTCTTACATGCCCATCATCCAGCGACGAAAGGATCTCCCTTACACTcccgaggagaagcagtgGCAGCAACTCCGACGAGGTCGATACGTCGAGTTCAACCTTGTCAACGATCGAGGAACCGCGTTCGGTCTGCAGACTCCTTCTGCTCGCATCGAATCCATTCTCATGTCTCTTCCTCTTACTGCGTCTTGGATGTACGACCACAGACCCTCTGAGGGATCTCGAGAGGAGCGACTGCTCAAGATTCTCAAAGAGCCCCGTGAGTGGGTCTAA